Genomic segment of Calditrichota bacterium:
CAAAATCAAAGTCTCACTTAAAATTGCGCGAGAACAACACAGCTATTCAGGACTTACTTTGTGAATAAAATAACAGCACGAAACAGACAAAAATTTGCAAAATCATTTCACACGTGAACCTGAACGGCCTCAAAAATATTAAATGTGATCATCGAGAGCTTTAATGGAACCGAATCGTGATAAATACGCTGCTGTTGACAGACAAAACGCCAACCGCTGCGGCATTATTCGCATTCAGGGGGAGAATTATCACCGGAGTCAGTAGGGGCAACATCCGACATGTATCGGAAGGTAAAATGGCAATGATACCGGATATGATGCATTGAGCAAATTCTGAATCTTCTTGATTTTTTTTTACATTTTTTCGTCATGGGTTTCCCATTTAATCAGGGATAGAATATCAAAAAGTGACTGATTTAAAATTTCACGGTCTGATTTTCTTGTTCTAAAAATCAGCATTATAGTTAAGAATTGGCAAAAGTAATAAAAAAAACTATTAGAATCAAGAAAAATATTCAAATGAAGAAAAACGGAAAATTTTGTTGAAATTTTCTACAGCAAAATTCATTCTCCGTAGATTAACTTACTGCTCCGTACACTCTCCGATGACTACACATCAGCCCGTACGCATCAATACAATATCGGCACGATTCCGGCAGATTTTTGCCGACGCGCTGCTGTTGGCGAAATCTTTTAAATGGTTTAGAGCGATAAATTTTGAGCGGATCGTCCTGATAAACATTGCCAAAAATGACAGGTTTGACCTGTTTGCGTTTTCCGAAATAATAAAAATTCGTACTCACTGCCAGATAATCGCACGGCGCCACATTGCCGTTGATGTCGATGAACAGCGATTCCGCCTGGCGGCAGCCGATCTGTTTCGGCTTCATGTACGGCAAAAATAGTTGCTGCCCGTTGGCAACGACTCGCTCAATGAGGTGGTAGAAAATTTCTTCTACTTCCTTGTTGCCCCGGGGCGAATAAAGATGCTGATCCTGGAACTCTTCGGAAAAGGGCATCAAATTATTCACCATTATTTTTTTTACGCCCAATCCAAGCACAAAATCAGCGTAATCCCGCAGTTCATGGACATTTTTTCGATGCAGCACAAACACCGTACCGACAGAACTATTTTCATCAAGCGAAGTCAGTTTTTTGATTGTATCAATCAATTTTTCAAATGAAATTCCCGTTTTGAAAGCTTCCACCGTTTCCTTCGTCGTTCCATCCAGAGAAATTGTGTAACTGGGGATCGGATACTTTTTCAATTTTTCCAATTTTTCATCGTCAATCGTCATTGTATT
This window contains:
- a CDS encoding radical SAM protein, producing the protein MTSLIKFYLKKIFATPVRQLPQKIASGVQHYMLDFPNGITLQTVKNCNLKCKHCYLNEFGKNIPDGERGMMPFEDFQKIVARLDKLIKKVNEFYFSSFEPLLHKDIFQMMDYLLEINPDLQFPLVTNTMTIDDEKLEKLKKYPIPSYTISLDGTTKETVEAFKTGISFEKLIDTIKKLTSLDENSSVGTVFVLHRKNVHELRDYADFVLGLGVKKIMVNNLMPFSEEFQDQHLYSPRGNKEVEEIFYHLIERVVANGQQLFLPYMKPKQIGCRQAESLFIDINGNVAPCDYLAVSTNFYYFGKRKQVKPVIFGNVYQDDPLKIYRSKPFKRFRQQQRVGKNLPESCRYCIDAYGLMCSHRRVYGAVS